A section of the Tachysurus fulvidraco isolate hzauxx_2018 chromosome 7, HZAU_PFXX_2.0, whole genome shotgun sequence genome encodes:
- the trir gene encoding telomerase RNA component interacting RNase yields MEQKASSRRNRERSSSRNRERSSSSSDSSSGPPSPSSPGSGAPTAGSSSGATAGGNAFANDGSFMELFKKKMEEEERRRRELEEAGNEQATGDKKPVSVASFVGKRRGGAKLALKTGLVAKKQKLDSAAEKGKGDAWSKYMAEVKKYKAHQCGDDDKTRPLVK; encoded by the exons ATGGAGCAGAAAGCGAGCAGCAGGAGGAACCGAGAGCGGAGCAGCAGCAGGAACCGAGAGcggagcagcagcagcagtgacagCAGCAGCGGCCCGCCGTCACCCTCTAGCCCCGGCTCTGGTGCGCCTACAGCGGGGAGCAGCAGCGGCGCCACCGCGGGAGGAAACGCCTTCGCCAACGACGGCAGCTTCATGGAGCTGTTCAAGAAgaagatggaggaggaggagcggcGCAGGAGGGAGCTGGAAGAAGCCGGCAACGAGCAGGCGACTGGGGACAAGAAGCCCGTTAGCGTGGCCAGCTTT GTGGGCAAGCGCAGAGGAGGCGCCAAGCTGGCACTCAAGACCGGACTGGTGGCCAAGAAGCAGAAACTCGACTCAGCG gctgagAAGGGTAAAGGAGACGCCTGGTCTAAGTACATGGCCGAGGTAAAAAAGTACAAAGCTCATCAGTGTGGAGACGACGACAAAACCAGACCTCTGGTCAAATAG
- the LOC113650460 gene encoding protein Hook homolog 2 isoform X1: protein MNVDKAELCDSLLSWLQTFQVPSCTSKQDLTDGVAVAHVLHKIDASWFNETWLGRIKEETGDNWRIKVSNLKKILQSMLEYYHDVLGQQVGDEHIPDVSLIGEMEDVTELGRLVQLVLGCAVSCEKKQEHIQQIMTLEESVQHVVMTAIQELLTKEPVESGGTDAYGDFDYQSRKYYFLSEELDEKDDASQRSRELEQQLSVLMEEKSSLQTEVQMLKEKLRHCEPQDASTTITGKKLLLLQSQIEQLQDENYRLENSRDDLRVRGDVLERELANVQHRNEELTRLAQEAQGLKDEMDILRHSSDRVSRLEALVETYKRKLEDLGDLRRQVRLLEEKNTVYMQRTCELEEELRRANAGRTQLDSYKRQVHELHTKHSSEAVKAERWQFEYKNLHDKYEALLKEKERLISERDTLRETNEELRCVQVQQKCLSQAGSLDSDSSTAGNLASEIMPTEFRETVLRLQDENKMLCVQEETYRQRLGKVQVQLEEAQRSRNTLQTQNRLSQQQIAELLTQVEDLQKALQEQDSKSEDAISSLLKKKLEEHLEKLHEAHSDLQKKREVIDDLEPGEDSNMAKKIDELQTILRKKDEDMRRMEERYKRYMEKARTVIKTMDPQQQPVSVAPEVQALRNQLSERDRRIQHLEHDFEKSRSRHDQEEKLIISAWYNMGMALHQKVANERTRVPGQAQSFLAQQRQFTQARRALSARLQPR from the exons CTGCAGACGTTTCAGGTGCCGTCGTGTACGAGCAAACAAGACCTGACCGACGGGGTGGCTGTCGCCCACGTGCTGCACAaaat AGACGCGTCCTGGTTTAATGAGACATGGCTGGGGAGGATAAAGGAGGAGACCGGAGACAACTGGAGGATCAAG gtcagCAACCTAAAGAAGATCCTACAGAGCATGCTGGAATATTACCATGAT gtGCTTGGGCAGCAGGTAGGAGACGAGCACATCCCGGACGTTTCTCTCATCGGGGAGATGGAGGACGTGACGGAGCTGGGTCGGCTGGTGCAGTTGGTGCTCGGCTGCGCAGTCAGCTGCGAGAAGAAGCAAG aacacATTCAGCAGATCATGACCCTAGAGGAGTCGGTCCAGCACGTCGTCATGACAGCCATACAGGAG TTGCTTACCAAAGAGCCCGTGGAGTCCGGAGGCACAGACGCATACGGAGACTTTGATTATCAG tCGAGGAAGTATTATTTCCTGAGCGAGGAGCTGGATGAGAAGGACGATGCGTCTCAGCGCAGCAGAGAGCTCgagcagcag ctGTCTGTACTGATGGAGGAGAAGTCCTCACTGCAGACTGAGGTCCAGATGTTAAAGGAGAAACTACGTCACTGTGAACCTCAGGATGCCTCGACCACCATCACAGGAAAGAAGCTGCTATTGCTTCAGAGCCAGATCGAGCAACTGCAGGATGAAAACTATAG acTGGAGAACAGCCGTGATGACCTGCGTGTGCGAGGTGACGTCCTGGAGAGAGAATTAGCCAACGTGCAGCATCGCAACGAGGAGTTAACGAGACTTGCCCAGGAGGCTCAGGGTCTCAAAGATGAGATGGACATCCTTAG GCACTCGTCAGACCGCGTGAGCCGCCTGGAGGCACTGGTCGAGACGTACAAGCGTAAGCTGGAGGATTTGGGAGACCTGCGCAGACAGGTGCGTCTGCTggaagaaaagaacactgtgtACATGCAGCGTACCTGCGAACTGGAGGAGGAACTGCGTCGGGCCAACGCAGGACGCACACAACTGGACTCCTACAAGAGAcag GTGCACGAGCTTCACACCAAACACTCATCTGAGGCTGTGAAGGCAGAAAGATGGCAGTTTGAGTACAAAAACCTTCATGACAAATATGAGGCTCtgctgaaagagaaagag aggttgATATCGGAGCGGGACACACTGAGAGAGACGAACGAGGAGCTTCGATGTGTTCAGGTCCAGCAAAAGTGCCTCAGTCAGGCAG GTTCTCTGGATTCTGACAGCAGCACAGCGGGCAACTTGGCATCCGAGATCATGCCCACAGAGTtcag GGAGACGGTGTTACGGCTTCAGGACGAGAATAAGATGCTGTGTGTCCAGGAGGAGACGTACAGACAGAGGCTGGGCAAGGTGCAGGTCCAGCTTGAGGAGGCACAGCGCAGCAGGAACACACTCCAGACCCAGAAcag gttgaGTCAACAGCAGATAGCTGAGCTGCTTACTCAGGTGGAGGACCTACAGAAAGCTCTACAGGAGCAGGACAGCAAATCTGAGGAT GCCATC TCGTCTCTGCTGAAGAAGAAACTGGAAGAGCATCT AGAAAAGCTGCATGAAGCTCATTCTGACCTGCAGAAGAAACGTGAGGTGATTGATGACCTGGAGCCTGGTGAAGACAGCAACA TGGCGAAGAAGATCGATGAACTCCAGACGATTCTGAGAAAGAAGGATGAGGACATGAGACGGATGGAGGAGAGATACAAGCGCTACATGGAGAAAGCACGGACC gtgataaAGACTATGGACCCGCAGCAGCAGCCCGTGTCTGTGGCTCCTGAGGTTCAGGCTCTGAGAAACCAGCTGtctgagagagacaggagaatCCAGCATCTGGAG caTGACTTTGAGAAGAGCCGGTCCAGACATGATCAGGAGGAGAAGCTGATCATCAGCGCCTGGTACAACATG ggaATGGCTCTCCATCAGAAGGTGGCGAATGAGCGCACTCGTGTTCCTGGTCAGGCTCAGTCCTTCCTCGCCCAGCAGAGGCAGTTCACACAGGCACGGAGAGCCCTGAGCGCTCGCCTGCAGcccagataa
- the LOC113650460 gene encoding protein Hook homolog 2 isoform X2 produces the protein MNVDKAELCDSLLSWLQTFQVPSCTSKQDLTDGVAVAHVLHKIDASWFNETWLGRIKEETGDNWRIKVSNLKKILQSMLEYYHDVLGQQVGDEHIPDVSLIGEMEDVTELGRLVQLVLGCAVSCEKKQEHIQQIMTLEESVQHVVMTAIQELLTKEPVESGGTDAYGDFDYQSRKYYFLSEELDEKDDASQRSRELEQQLSVLMEEKSSLQTEVQMLKEKLRHCEPQDASTTITGKKLLLLQSQIEQLQDENYRLENSRDDLRVRGDVLERELANVQHRNEELTRLAQEAQGLKDEMDILRHSSDRVSRLEALVETYKRKLEDLGDLRRQVRLLEEKNTVYMQRTCELEEELRRANAGRTQLDSYKRQVHELHTKHSSEAVKAERWQFEYKNLHDKYEALLKEKERLISERDTLRETNEELRCVQVQQKCLSQAGSLDSDSSTAGNLASEIMPTEFRETVLRLQDENKMLCVQEETYRQRLGKVQVQLEEAQRSRNTLQTQNRLSQQQIAELLTQVEDLQKALQEQDSKSEDSSLLKKKLEEHLEKLHEAHSDLQKKREVIDDLEPGEDSNMAKKIDELQTILRKKDEDMRRMEERYKRYMEKARTVIKTMDPQQQPVSVAPEVQALRNQLSERDRRIQHLEHDFEKSRSRHDQEEKLIISAWYNMGMALHQKVANERTRVPGQAQSFLAQQRQFTQARRALSARLQPR, from the exons CTGCAGACGTTTCAGGTGCCGTCGTGTACGAGCAAACAAGACCTGACCGACGGGGTGGCTGTCGCCCACGTGCTGCACAaaat AGACGCGTCCTGGTTTAATGAGACATGGCTGGGGAGGATAAAGGAGGAGACCGGAGACAACTGGAGGATCAAG gtcagCAACCTAAAGAAGATCCTACAGAGCATGCTGGAATATTACCATGAT gtGCTTGGGCAGCAGGTAGGAGACGAGCACATCCCGGACGTTTCTCTCATCGGGGAGATGGAGGACGTGACGGAGCTGGGTCGGCTGGTGCAGTTGGTGCTCGGCTGCGCAGTCAGCTGCGAGAAGAAGCAAG aacacATTCAGCAGATCATGACCCTAGAGGAGTCGGTCCAGCACGTCGTCATGACAGCCATACAGGAG TTGCTTACCAAAGAGCCCGTGGAGTCCGGAGGCACAGACGCATACGGAGACTTTGATTATCAG tCGAGGAAGTATTATTTCCTGAGCGAGGAGCTGGATGAGAAGGACGATGCGTCTCAGCGCAGCAGAGAGCTCgagcagcag ctGTCTGTACTGATGGAGGAGAAGTCCTCACTGCAGACTGAGGTCCAGATGTTAAAGGAGAAACTACGTCACTGTGAACCTCAGGATGCCTCGACCACCATCACAGGAAAGAAGCTGCTATTGCTTCAGAGCCAGATCGAGCAACTGCAGGATGAAAACTATAG acTGGAGAACAGCCGTGATGACCTGCGTGTGCGAGGTGACGTCCTGGAGAGAGAATTAGCCAACGTGCAGCATCGCAACGAGGAGTTAACGAGACTTGCCCAGGAGGCTCAGGGTCTCAAAGATGAGATGGACATCCTTAG GCACTCGTCAGACCGCGTGAGCCGCCTGGAGGCACTGGTCGAGACGTACAAGCGTAAGCTGGAGGATTTGGGAGACCTGCGCAGACAGGTGCGTCTGCTggaagaaaagaacactgtgtACATGCAGCGTACCTGCGAACTGGAGGAGGAACTGCGTCGGGCCAACGCAGGACGCACACAACTGGACTCCTACAAGAGAcag GTGCACGAGCTTCACACCAAACACTCATCTGAGGCTGTGAAGGCAGAAAGATGGCAGTTTGAGTACAAAAACCTTCATGACAAATATGAGGCTCtgctgaaagagaaagag aggttgATATCGGAGCGGGACACACTGAGAGAGACGAACGAGGAGCTTCGATGTGTTCAGGTCCAGCAAAAGTGCCTCAGTCAGGCAG GTTCTCTGGATTCTGACAGCAGCACAGCGGGCAACTTGGCATCCGAGATCATGCCCACAGAGTtcag GGAGACGGTGTTACGGCTTCAGGACGAGAATAAGATGCTGTGTGTCCAGGAGGAGACGTACAGACAGAGGCTGGGCAAGGTGCAGGTCCAGCTTGAGGAGGCACAGCGCAGCAGGAACACACTCCAGACCCAGAAcag gttgaGTCAACAGCAGATAGCTGAGCTGCTTACTCAGGTGGAGGACCTACAGAAAGCTCTACAGGAGCAGGACAGCAAATCTGAGGAT TCGTCTCTGCTGAAGAAGAAACTGGAAGAGCATCT AGAAAAGCTGCATGAAGCTCATTCTGACCTGCAGAAGAAACGTGAGGTGATTGATGACCTGGAGCCTGGTGAAGACAGCAACA TGGCGAAGAAGATCGATGAACTCCAGACGATTCTGAGAAAGAAGGATGAGGACATGAGACGGATGGAGGAGAGATACAAGCGCTACATGGAGAAAGCACGGACC gtgataaAGACTATGGACCCGCAGCAGCAGCCCGTGTCTGTGGCTCCTGAGGTTCAGGCTCTGAGAAACCAGCTGtctgagagagacaggagaatCCAGCATCTGGAG caTGACTTTGAGAAGAGCCGGTCCAGACATGATCAGGAGGAGAAGCTGATCATCAGCGCCTGGTACAACATG ggaATGGCTCTCCATCAGAAGGTGGCGAATGAGCGCACTCGTGTTCCTGGTCAGGCTCAGTCCTTCCTCGCCCAGCAGAGGCAGTTCACACAGGCACGGAGAGCCCTGAGCGCTCGCCTGCAGcccagataa